The sequence TTCACATGTTTCTCATTAGGAACatcttcacattcaaagtgattgtcCATAGCTGCAATCCAATCTAGAAGctcttcttcatccaaattacctccaTACATAGGCAATTCAACTTTCACCTTATGTTTATCACCTTAAACTACTTTTATAAGTCTGATTGTCCTCTATTCCTCAGGGTCCAATTTCTCTTCTccttctacttcttcttcttcactcacATCTCCCAAATCAACATTCCTTCTCTGATTAGACTCTAAGGCTTCAAGCCTTGCCAACACAACATTATAGGACTCCTGCAGCCTTGTATTCTTCTCTCTTAGGAGGCATCTTGTCTGTACTCACTTACTCACTCTTCTTTCAAACTTCTAGAATCTCCTTTAAAGGAATCTACTCCCTTGCTATGATACCGCTTGATGTAATACAAAACCCCTTTCTACAAACTTACAACATTCAAAACACAGAATACCCTTTTTAGAGACTCTCTGCTACAAGTGAACAGTCAGATTTCAACGAAACAAACTTACAGGTTCATCAAATTAGCAATACAAGATGTAATAACAACCGAGTCAAGGAGAATAGTCAAAATTCTGTTATAACCCTAGCTATCCTCGCTACCAGGCAATCTCATGAACATAATCTGTAGTCTTTTTAACAACTCATAATTTTGAATCATCAGCAATGGAAGGTAACGCACACTCTACACCCACATTTGCTCACTTAAATTGTTTGAATCCAAATAGAAATATGTAAATACAAAAATTGAGCAAAAACAGAAACAGAGCGAATTGTAGAAAATAAGATTTCAACACAGAGCCAatgatttcaattttattttttttaaaaacaccgAGTTTACATTGCAGAATTCCCccagtcctctctctctctctacctctcgtTCTCTACTCGTTGctcatacaatttataccaaacTTGAATTTGCCCACTGTGACCATTGGATTGCATGACTGTTCAAATTCAAAAACTGATGAGTCGTTGTTGGACACAGGTGTCAGAATAGCAATGTTGATATGCTAAATCAATGTTGGGTGTCGATGTTAGATTAGTAACttcaatcatgaactttttgattGCTCATCATAATAACTCTTCAAGGCAAAGTAAATATTTCATGTAATTTTGACAGAACAACCTACCCTGATATCACTCATATCGGTATAGCTTATGCTGAACAAAACATTTGAAGGTCTATTGGTATAACCCATCGAAGTCAGCTGAACAACATTTTGTAATCCCGATAGTGTAAATTATAGTGATGACAACCTTATCGGATTAGCTATTCCGATGACAACTTTCCACCACAATGATGCATATTGGGTTAACTATCCTAATGCCTATATTGATACTTTATCGAAATAACTATTCGAAGTCGACTGAACAAGATTTTGCAAAATCAATAGTATAAACTATCCCGATAACCACAATAATGATACCCTTATTGGTTTAACCTATCTTGATAACAGTAATGACAACTTTTTATCCCAATGACATCTTATTGGTATAGCTTATCCCGATAAccaaaatgataacattttgagtAACTTTACAAATTTAAAAATCATGACTCCAGTTTTGACAAATAGatccaaaaacatgaaataacattacaaatggtctcaacggaccttattgaatcaaaataaacctaaccctaactcctaagactcaaaacacCAAATTGACACATTGACTAAACCTTAAGTGCTCTTGCACCACTAATGAATGTGaaacatatatttaatcattacaGAGTAGACTAAAATAACAACAAGAATTTGTCACCTGTTAATATGCACTTATATTTAGAACACTTCATAAAAGTAGATCTAAAACTAATGAAAAAATGACATGAATAAATAAATTTCACCTTTAAACATATAAACATATCAaccttatttaaaaaaaacaatgatTACTAATCCATTCATTTAACATATGCGTATTAAACCATTAAAATCCTTTCATTCAACATATACTTCTTAAACTGAATAAGATAATCCATTTCTTCCTCTTTCATCAATGTTAATATATTGCTAGTGTACAAAACTAATGAACATTAAATTCAATACCATTACCATTAAAAATTTACATCAAGAAAGGGACCCATACATTTCATTTTTCCTCCTAAGAAAAAATCACAATACTCCATCACACTCTCTCACACCCAAGGTCAAACAAACAACTCTACTTTCTTCTCCTACATCTTTATTGGCTCTCCAAACAAGTGAAACGAAAATAACATATACGGACATTATTTAAGCTTGACCAAGCGCTCATGTAATTTCAAACAATGCAATCGGTATCGCTATAATCGCCATCGCCATCAGTGTTCCGTCGGTCTTCTACTCGCTGGTTGGTCACGCTTGGAATCTGTGAGGCGTGAGGCTCTGTCTTACCTTGAAGCATCAGCACCACTTGTGCCATGTTCGGTCTGGCCTTCTCATCATTTTGAATGCATAACAAACTTACCAGGGCAGATCTTCTCACCTCTTCCACATCTGCATCACTTGCAATCCTTTTATCCACAATATTTATCATGTTTCTCTCACAAATTTGCTCTTTAACCCAGGCTGGAAAGTAGTACCTACTTGATTCTTGCACATTTAGGTCCAGATTTCTCCGGCCAGATATAATTTCCAAGAGAGTCATGCCGAAACTGTAGACATCAACCTTGGGAGTGATGGGAAGGCCAGAGAGCCATTCAGGAGCCAAGTATCCTCTCGTTCCTCTCGTAGCAGTTACCACCTTGCTGAAATCTCTACCCACAAGCTTTGCTAAGCCAAAATCCCCCAACTTGGGAGTAAAATCCTTATCTAGCAGAATGTTTTCGGGCTTTATGTCGCCGTGAATGATGCGATCGCTGCATTGCTCATGGAGATAAAGTAATCCTCTTGCAGTACCCAATGCAATCTCAAATCGGGTTCTCCAATCCAGTATCTTCGATTGGTGTTTCGAATTATTGgtgaaaagaaaagaatttagagagcCGTTGGGCATGTAATCATAAACCAGTAACCTTCGCGATCCTTGTGCACAAAATCCTCTAAGCCTCACCAAATTCGGATGATTTATGATTCCCACAGAGTTGATTTCCGCTCGGAATTGCTTTTCACATTGCTTTGAACTCTCCAGTTTCTTTACGGCTACAAGCGTACCGTCTGGTAGAGTTCCTTTGAACACTGTGCCGAATCCGCCGCTCCCCAACTTATGTCTGAAATTGCTGGTTGCGGTCTTCACCTGGTCGCACACCTCTGGGTCGGTCTTAGCCGACGCCTCTGCCAGAATAGAAATGCAAAAATCAAAGCAACAAGGACAGCAACAAGAATCTCCGAGAGAATTATAATCAGAAATTTCTGAAGTGTTAGTGCCATCAAATAAGAGTCATTTcccaaaaaaaaatccctaaaagatGCTCAAATTTCTAGTTGGTTCTTTTGTACGGGACGGTGCAAATGGACCTTTACACATCTGAAAATTTGAGCTCTGTGAAATGAATCTTCACCTGCATATGTCTGACAATTTGAGCTCCTTCAGAGTAAATTAACGCTCAACTATTGCTAAACCAGTGAGTGCATATGCCTAAATACacttgaaaagatatatattagaaAGCTTTCCGCGAAATGACTTGGTCGTCGGAGAGAAAATACACGCAGTCTTTGTAGCGTCTATCCTAGGATTGTGTGGATGATGCAagcttaaatttgatgcaaaatgtttaGGTGTGAGTGGtttagaaatttatttattttttttaatttttcaaccaTCTTTGTCGTTTctattttaaaattgtttttaaGATGAAATGGAAGGTAAAATCAATAGTGTTTGAAATTTTGAACACAAAGACGTGTACTATAAAGTGTGCTATTGACTAGACATGTTTGgaaaataatatcataaaaaaaaGGTTTAAATTTCAATATTTGTTTCTAATAGTAGTGAGAAGAAATTGGTCTTTGATGGCAAGCGTAAATTTGATTCAAAATGTTTAGGTAAGAGTGGTTTATAgatatttattaaagaaatcattttCAAAATCTTTGTcgatcttattttttaatttttttaaagatgaaATGGAGCGTAAAGTCAATAGTGAAAATGTTTAGGTAAGAGTGGTTTATAgatatttattaaagaaatcattttAAAAATCTTTGTcgatcttattttttaatttttttaaagatgaaATGGAGCGTAAAGTCAATAGTGAGAGAAATTCAGGTCACAATGATGTGTACtataaactagcatacctatattctataaataaaatttatgtagatgACGTCgagagatatcaatttttacaaatATTTACCCTTAACATAGgttaattaatttcatatggtttatatttattgcaatttagtcttattttagaatatgaaatgatttgcatgaaaaacatagaagtttttaaatctagatttaaaaatataaattttagagCCTtgtttagaatatgaaatgatttgcatacaaaaaaaataaaaatataagtttttttttaaatatagatttaaaaacatatttttttaaattagaaattttttaaaatatagatttaaaaatataattgttttttacatttaataaataataataatagaaagttgctttttaaaatagatttgtttctttatatatatatatatatatatatatatatataatagaaagtttctttttaatttagattttagttttcaacttatttttaaattatccatTATTCTGACATAATTATTCTATTGACTAGACGTGCTTGCAAAATAAtattatgaaaaaaaatttaaatctcaatatttatttctaattattttaaTTCTTAAATTATCTATAGATTTAAAATTAGACTTTATTTTTAATCTTTCTATAAGCATTACTATCTTAAATTAAACTAATAATACTTTGTGAAGCCCAACAAATGTTGTTAAAAATATTAGAACTATCAGAATCATTGAGAATGTGggaaataaaatatcataaagAGATGTGTAAGAATATTATCCTTAAAAATGTCAATAAAGAGTCTAATAAGCTAAACAAAGATGATATTCTCAAGGCTATACACTTTCTAAAAAATGCTAAATCATCTAGCATTGATGGCTTGCTAAGTGAGATTTGTTAAGATGATTTAAATTTGattgtaaataatttatttctcATGTATAATGAATCTTTTGAGAATGGCTCTTAAGGAAAcaaaataaatagaagaattagtAAACTCCTTCCTAAACTCCTTCCTAAGAAAagacataaaaatcaaataaataattggaAGTCAATTATTTTGTTTTCGAAAGATTTATTTgtgataaaaaaaatttgttttagaTCCAAAATCAACTTTAACTGAATAAATGAATGCCATGTTTCATTAATTGTGAAATGCATAGACATTTTTTATGGAGGCAATAAACATTGGCGTAGTAAGTTTTAATCTTCTAAAAACCATGTAAACATTGGTGTGGCATGTCCCTATCATGCATAGGCTTAACGAATGTTATTATTTTAACAAGTCAAATGTTTTTTTTCTTTATAGAAAGGTCTGCTTGCCTACATGAGAATCTTCTCACCTACTAAACAAATCGATATTTTTATTTGAATCAAGGTAAATGTAAGTGTTTTTGTTGAACGACAAAATAATGTACCAATTTAGTATTTAGTGGGTCTTTTTAAAAACATATGGTTCCATCAAATTATTTGAGGTGATAGTTGGATGAATTTAATGGTTTTAAATAACATATTACTTTATAAACAAGCATGCTCAGCAACCCCAAAATATTCCCACCAATAGAAAATTAATCAAAACAAACTCAGCATCAGAGCCTTTTCGACATGCATGAGACACTTTTGGTGGGGTGTTGCCCACCTAGAAAAATCCTATTGGCTAAATATAAGCATAAATTGTAGCAAGTCTATATAGAACAAGGAGAAAGATTACCTAgcttaaaatcataatattttggcAATTGCCTCTTAAGGAACAACAAAAATAATTATAAACCAAATCATGGAAGGGGTACTTTAAGTTACAAAGGATATATTTTAGACCAAGGAACATCTTTTTACATGATTGGTGACAAATCAGTGTTTGTTGATTTTGTTGAGGAGAGGAATATAGTTTTAGAAATTATTCTTAGAAATCAAAAAAATagttgtattggatttcataagtTTTGAATTTAAGATGGAGCTTTGAAAAAGAATTTGTTTGTCTAAGGCTTAGGGATTAATCTTTTCTCAATATACGTGATTGTATTCAATAAAGCTATACATTTATTGGTTCGATTGATTTAGTTATAATTAGGAAAGAAACCAAATAAAATAGTTGTTATAGGCATTATTGATCACAATATCAATCTTTCCAAGTTTGATGAAGTTCCTAAAGCGTTGGCTTGTCTAATGTATTATATGTAAAGATTATAATGTTATATACTTGGATATTTAAACTATAAACTATAA is a genomic window of Cryptomeria japonica chromosome 7, Sugi_1.0, whole genome shotgun sequence containing:
- the LOC131856740 gene encoding G-type lectin S-receptor-like serine/threonine-protein kinase At2g19130 encodes the protein MCKGPFAPSQASAKTDPEVCDQVKTATSNFRHKLGSGGFGTVFKGTLPDGTLVAVKKLESSKQCEKQFRAEINSVGIINHPNLVRLRGFCAQGSRRLLVYDYMPNGSLNSFLFTNNSKHQSKILDWRTRFEIALGTARGLLYLHEQCSDRIIHGDIKPENILLDKDFTPKLGDFGLAKLVGRDFSKVVTATRGTRGYLAPEWLSGLPITPKVDVYSFGMTLLEIISGRRNLDLNVQESSRYYFPAWVKEQICERNMINIVDKRIASDADVEEVRRSALVSLLCIQNDEKARPNMAQVVLMLQGKTEPHASQIPSVTNQRVEDRRNTDGDGDYSDTDCIV